In one Drosophila pseudoobscura strain MV-25-SWS-2005 chromosome X, UCI_Dpse_MV25, whole genome shotgun sequence genomic region, the following are encoded:
- the LOC6900544 gene encoding uncharacterized protein, whose protein sequence is MSTFPTNCTDSCQNLLIESDGGSSDLGRLASGILDDVLNKHLVLGHFKDSASTCESVAVSQRSASSGKSIVDKRLEYWKNTLRQRRALQERLRKATGKEPTEMLLNHPTYIDHRDRETIKRILDLARPRDPNQKEAILAALHPCADPVQETRLQKDFVEIVGIPGQMADELLGTDDSRNFPRSKWINSKLLKDRIVKDFPNIQRVLEYYPSIKNLEIVRRRRLGTPRGNTESLGPISSSSVIDMTETDNLAKSTISTKRNPGCRCQHGCTGACVLINGMHYKPHVPEFSPILERTFCCNPYQHHLRTVMRIENSGADVIRFTWMRVGSFAYNDTLFDAKDDEFVFDDSAFRLEPGEIRDVSVMFQPRMVAIVKQRWLLAMRPRFFFYRPCALTLNLHGRCSPPKEYLDRLEEEIAISKRSSAQILLHMALPLEQRHHILCPYDHELEDREAFNRRNKTFHCSTHADAEQLKEFFAANKPFRSYPKWDYSVRMLIDLVCDHKDPQKRLLLFKELTEILARLRGQGSALTGPQERSYTKLNYVRGIIVSRIEEWEEKVWQLEKQLLKSTQQRLQDLSATQEQDNENIPSCVVTKEAHNTFQSEPTTSLLIRRLTKMKSFRDSIYIFSYDLLCNAAEDIVSVIESTV, encoded by the coding sequence ATGAGCACATTTCCAACAAACTGTACAGATTCTTGCCAGAATCTACTGATCGAATCTGATGGAGGGTCATCGGATCTAGGACGCCTGGCCAGTGGCATCCTTGACGATGTACTCAATAAACACCTAGTATTGGGGCATTTTAAGGACTCAGCCTCAACGTGCGAGTCCGTCGCCGTCAGCCAAAGAAGTGCGTCATCGGGAAAGAGCATCGTAGACAAGCGCCTGGAGTACTGGAAGAACACGCTTCGCCAGAGGCGAGCGCTCCAGGAGAGACTTCGGAAGGCAACCGGCAAGGAGCCAACGGAGATGCTACTCAATCATCCCACCTACATTGACCATCGAGATAGGGAGACGATCAAGCGGATACTGGACCTGGCCCGACCAAGGGATCCCAATCAGAAGGAGGCCATCCTAGCTGCGCTCCATCCATGCGCGGATCCTGTTCAGGAGACTCGGCTTCAGAAAGACTTTGTGGAGATTGTGGGGATACCAGGACAAATGGCTGACGAGCTCCTTGGCACAGACGATTCTAGGAACTTCCCCAGAAGCAAGTGGATCAATTCGAAACTTCTGAAAGATCGCATAGTAAAGGATTTTCCCAATATACAGAGGGTGCTGGAGTACTATCCGAGCATCAAGAACTTGGAAATTGTTCGCAGGCGGCGCTTGGGCACTCCCCGCGGTAACACTGAGTCCCTGGGCCCCATATCCAGCTCCTCAGTGATCGACATGACGGAAACCGACAATCTAGCGAAGTCGACTATTTCGACCAAACGAAATCCAGGGTGCAGGTGTCAGCATGGCTGCACTGGCGCGTGTGTCCTCATCAATGGCATGCACTACAAGCCGCACGTTCCGGAGTTCTCGCCCATCCTGGAACGCACCTTCTGCTGCAATCCCTACCAGCACCACCTGCGCACCGTAATGCGAATCGAAAACAGTGGCGCAGATGTCATCAGGTTCACCTGGATGCGCGTCGGTTCTTTTGCATACAATGACACGCTCTTCGATGCGAAGGACGACGAGTTCGTCTTCGACGACAGTGCCTTCCGGCTAGAGCCCGGCGAGATTCGCGATGTGTCCGTCATGTTCCAGCCGCGAATGGTGGCGATTGTAAAGCAGCGATGGCTTCTGGCCATGCGGCCGCGTTTCTTCTTTTACCGTCCCTGTGCCCTAACCCTCAACTTGCACGGACGCTGTTCCCCTCCCAAGGAGTATCTCGATCGACTTGAGGAAGAGATAGCAATCTCGAAACGCAGCTCTGCACAGATTCTGCTACAtatggctctgcctctggagCAGAGACACCATATCTTGTGTCCCTATGATCACGAGCTCGAGGACCGCGAGGCCTTCAACCGACGGAACAAAACCTTCCACTGCTCCACTCATGCGGACGCCGAGCAGCTGAAGGAGTTCTTTGCGGCGAACAAGCCCTTCCGATCCTATCCGAAGTGGGACTACAGTGTTCGGATGCTTATCGATCTGGTGTGTGACCACAAGGACCCGCAGAAGCGCCTACTCCTCTTCAAGGAACTCACCGAAATCTTAGCGCGACTGCGCGGACAAGGGAGCGCTTTGACCGGGCCACAGGAGCGCAGTTACACGAAGCTCAACTATGTGCGCGGGATCATCGTCAGCCGCATCGAGGAGTGGGAGGAGAAGGTCTGGCAGCTAGAGAAGCAGCTTCTCAAGTCCACGCAGCAGCGCTTGCAGGACCTCAGCGCCACTCAAGAGCAGGACAATGAGAATATACCCAGCTGCGTCGTTACCAAAGAGGCACACAATACCTTCCAGAGCGAACCTACGACCAGCCTCCTTATACGGAGGCTAACGAAAATGAAATCCTTTCGGGACTCCATTTACATATTCTCCTACGATCTGTTGTGCAACGCTGCCGAGGATATTGTATCCGTGATCGAAAGCACTGtctag
- the sNPF-R gene encoding neuropeptide Y receptor type 6: MAILSWLATTTTTQLPLATTTNWSLTTAATSISLADAASAGAAAVAAASAAASAAASAAAAAAAAAAAEAAQIEVDKSGGVIHNQFVQIFFYMLYATVFVLGVFGNVLVCYVVLRNRAMQTVTNIFITNLALSDILLCVLGVPFTPLYTFMGRWAFGRTLCHLVSFAQGCSIYISTLTLTSIAIDRYFVIIYPFHPRMKLSTCIGIIVSIWVIALLATVPYGMYVKMTNEVINGTQMSGNDTSVDAAMMFNASYDVTGFIEAPDATSAAQAYMQVMTSGVSTDLSYTRMVCEENWPSEEYRKVFGAITTTLQFVLPFFIISICYVWISVKLNQRARAKPGSKSSRREEADRDRKKRTNRMLIAMVAVFGLSWLPINLVNIFDDFDVKSNEWRFYILFFFVAHSIAMSSTCYNPFLYAWLNENFRKEFKHVLPCFNPSNNNIINITRGYNRSDRNTCGPRLHHGNGEGGIGGSRDAEDQDDNGITQETCLPKEKLLIIPREPTYGNGTGAVSPILSGRSINAALVHGGEHHQQHLQQPQQVELMRRVRRRTDEDGDYIDSGDEQTVEVRFSETPFVSSDNTTGISILETSATSCRESDVMVELAEGGGGGEIGTRIN; encoded by the coding sequence ATGGCCATCCTGAGCTGGCTggccacgaccacgaccacgcaGCTGCCGCTAGCGACAACCACCAACTGGAGCCTGACCACGGCCGCGACGAGCATCAGTCTGGCGGATGCGGCATccgcaggggcagcagcagtggcagcggcatctgcagcggcatcggcagcagcatcagccgcagcagcggcagcagcagcggcggccgcagaGGCGGCCCAAATAGAGGTAGACAAGTCGGGGGGCGTCATCCACAATCAGTTCGTGCAGATTTTCTTCTACATGCTGTACGCCACCGTCTTTGTCCTGGGAGTGTTCGGGAATGTCCTGGTCTGTTATGTGGTGCTGAGGAACCGGGCGATGCAAACTGTCACCAACATATTCATTACGAACCTGGCCCTGTCCGATATCCTTCTGTGCGTCCTGGGCGTGCCCTTTACGCCGCTGTACACGTTCATGGGCCGCTGGGCCTTCGGGCGAACGCTTTGTCACCTGGTGTCCTTCGCGCAGGGCTGCAGCATCTACATATCCACGTTGACTCTCACTTCCATAGCCATCGATCGGTACTTCGTGATCATCTATCCATTCCACCCGCGCATGAAGCTCTCCACCTGCATCGGGATCATTGTGAGCATCTGGGTGATTGCACTGCTGGCCACGGTGCCCTATGGCATGTACGTGAAGATGACTAACGAGGTGATTAACGGCACCCAGATGAGCGGGAACGACACCAGTGTAGATGCGGCCATGATGTTCAATGCGAGCTACGATGTGACAGGGTTCATTGAGGCGCCCGACGCAACCTCCGCCGCCCAAGCCTACATGCAGGTGATGACCTCGGGGGTGAGCACGGACCTGTCCTACACCCGGATGGTCTGCGAGGAGAACTGGCCGTCGGAGGAGTATCGCAAGGTGTTCGGGGCCATCACCACCACGCTGCAGTTCGTGCTGCCGTTCTTCATCATCTCCATCTGCTACGTGTGGATCTCGGTGAAGCTGAACCAGCGGGCCAGGGCCAAGCCGGGCTCCAAGTCCTCGAGAAGGGAGGAGGCGGATCGGGATCGCAAGAAGCGAACCAACCGCATGCTTATCGCCATGGTGGCTGTGTTCGGTCTCAGCTGGCTGCCCATAAATCTGGTCAACATATTCGACGACTTTGACGTCAAGTCCAACGAGTGGAGGTTCTACATACTGTTCTTCTTCGTGGCCCACTCCATTGCCATGAGCTCGACCTGCTACAATCCCTTCCTCTACGCCTGGCTCAACGAGAATTTCCGCAAGGAGTTCAAGCACGTCCTGCCCTGCTTCAATCcctccaacaacaacatcatcaacatcaCCCGCGGCTATAACCGCAGCGATCGCAACACCTGCGGCCCCCGTCTCCATCATGGCAACGGCGAGGGCGGGATCGGCGGCAGTCGCGATGCGGAGGATCAGGACGACAACGGCATCACCCAGGAGACCTGCCTGCCCAAGGAAAAGCTCCTGATTATACCTCGCGAGCCCACATATGGCAACGGCACGGGTGCAGTGTCGCCCATTCTCAGTGGACGCAGCATCAACGCCGCCCTCGTCCATGGCGGggagcaccaccagcagcatctccagcagccgcagcaggtGGAGCTGATGAGGCGCGTCCGTCGGCGCACCGACGAGGATGGAGACTACATTGACTCTGGCGACGAGCAGACGGTGGAAGTGCGCTTCAGCGAGACACCATTCGTTAGCTCCGACAATACCACGGGCATCAGTATCCTCGAGACGAGTGCGACCAGCTGCCGGGAGTCGGATGTGATGGTCGAGTTGGCcgaaggaggtggaggaggagaaaTCGGTACACGAATTAACTGA